A genomic region of Vitis vinifera cultivar Pinot Noir 40024 chromosome 7, ASM3070453v1 contains the following coding sequences:
- the LOC100259026 gene encoding uncharacterized protein LOC100259026, with amino-acid sequence MSIGASLVGFHTSIRPVIVVDGTFLKAKYLGTLFIAACKDGNNQIYPLAFGIGDSENDGSWEWFLQKLHDALGHIDDLFVISDRHGSIEKAVHKVFPHARHGVCTYHVGQNLKTKFKNPAIHKLFHDVAHAYHVSEFNFIFGQLEMIDPRAARYLMDIGVDRWARSYSTEKRYNIMTTGIVQSLNAVLKNARDLPVLQLVEELRNLLQEWFVTRQQQAMSMLTELTMWADGELHSSRAVDNDEVEPWRRMETTKQRV; translated from the coding sequence atgtcGATTGGTGCATCTCTTGTTGGGTTTCACACATCAATAAGGCCTGTGATTGTAGTTGATGGGacatttttgaaagcaaagtaCTTAGGGACTTTATTTATTGCAGCGTGTAAAGATGGCAACAATCAGATATACCCTTTAGCCTTTGGGATTGGTGATTCAGAAAATGATGGTTCATGGGAGTGGTTTTTACAAAAACTGCATGATGCACTTGGAcacattgatgatttgtttgtgaTATCAGATCGACATGGTAGCATTGAAAAAGCAGTACATAAAGTATTTCCCCATGCGAGGCATGGTGTCTGCACTTATCACGTTGgacaaaatttgaagacaaagttCAAGAATCCTGCAATTCATAAGTTGTTCCATGATGTTGCCCATGCTTATCATGTTTcagagtttaattttatatttgggcaACTAGAGATGATTGACCCAAGAGCAGCAAGATATTTGATGGATATAGGTGTTGATCGATGGGCACGTTCATATTCTACcgaaaaaagatataatatcatGACGACAGGGATCGTTCAAAGCCTTAATGCTGTGTTGAAAAATGCTAGAGATCTTCCAGTTTTGCAATTGGTTGAAGAATTGAGAAACTTACTTCAAGAATGGTTTGTGACTCGTCAACAACAAGCAATGTCAATGTTAACTGAACTTACCATGTGGGCTGATGGAGAACTTCATTCAAG